A stretch of the Malus domestica chromosome 08, GDT2T_hap1 genome encodes the following:
- the LOC103420882 gene encoding protein EARLY STARVATION 1, chloroplastic, which produces MVATSRGFASPPDFKLTRLGLAFHPYPHPHPSTDANAGRMRDLRKRRRRLSLPRADPPAVTLITCCCSDPVVPILSGKTVDKADDRRFDSKKRAHRAAGVQASAALPFFASSSSSSPAQSRFLSKQEKHYPRCTPRNSGPQSRDSPPKRDTGIANEKEWGISLLNENVNESGTNEDGSTWYRESGEDLGNNGYRCRWTRMGGTSHDASSQWKETWWEKSDWTGYKELGVEKSGRNAEGDSWWETWQEVLHQDEWSNVARIERSAQKQAKSGTENAGWYEKWWEKYDAKGWTEKGAHKYGRLNEQSWWEKWGEHYDGRGSVLKWTDKWAETELGTKWGDKWEEKFFAGIGSRQGETWHVSPSGERWSRTWGEEHFGNGKVHKYGKSTTGESWDIVVDEETYYEAEPHYGWADVVGDSSQLLSIKPRERPPGVYPALDFGSLSPPVDEPPDEFSPQ; this is translated from the exons ATGGTGGCCACTTCCAGAGGCTTCGCTTCTCCTCCTGATTTCAAGCTCACCCGCCTCGGCCTCGCTTTCCATCCATATCCCCATCCCCATCCTTCTACCGATGCTAATGCCGGCCGCATGCGGGATCTCAGGAAGCGCAGGAGGAGACTCTCCCTTCCCAGGGCCGACCCACCCGCAGTCACTCTAATCACTTGCTGCTGCTCCGACCCCGTTGTTCCGATTCTCTCCGGAAAGACCGTCGACAAGGCGGACGACCGGCGCTTCGATTCCAAGAAAAGGGCTCACAGAGCTGCTGGAGTCCAAGCCTCCGCCGCATTACCCTTCTTCGCTtcgtcttcctcttcttctcctgcTCA ATCTCGCTTCCTGTCCAAACAAGAGAAACACTACCCTCGCTGTACCCCAAGAAACTCCGGTCCACAATCTCGTGACAGTCCTCCGAAAAGAG ATACTGGCATTGCCAATGAGAAGGAGTGGGGCATCAGCTTGTTAAACGAAAATGTAAACGAGTCTGGTACCAATGAAGATGGCAGCACTTGGTATCGCGAAAGTGGCGAGGACCTTGGCAACAATGGCTACAGATGTAGGTGGACAAGGATGGGTGGTACCTCCCACGACGCTTCTTCACAATGGAAAGAAACT TGGTGGGAGAAAAGTGACTGGACCGGATACAAAGAGCTAG GTGTGGAGAAATCTGGTAGAAATGCTGAAGGGGATTCGTGGTGGGAAACTTGGCAAGAAGTTCTTCATCAAGATGAATGGAG TAATGTAGCAAGAATTGAGAGAAGTGCACAGAAACAAGCAAAATCAGGCACTGAAAATGCTGGATGGTATGAGAAATG GTGGGAGAAATATGATGCTAAAGGCTGGACCGAGAAAGGAGCACACAAATATGGAAGACTTAATGAGCAGTCCTGGTGGGAGAAGTGGGGAGAGCATTATGATGGAAGGGGATCTGTTCTCAAAtg GACTGATAAATGGGCTGAGACTGAACTTGGAACCAAATGGGGAGACAAGTGGGAAGAGAAGTTCTTTGCTGGAATAGGTTCGCGACAAGGGGAGACATGGCATGTATCTCCAAGCGGTGAAC GTTGGTCAAGGACATGGGGAGAAGAGCACTTTGGAAATGG TAAGGTGCACAAATATGGGAAAAGCACGACTGGGGAAAGCTGGGATATTGTTGTGGACGAGGAGACCTATTACGA GGCTGAGCCGCATTACGGATGGGCAGATGTTGTTGGTGACTCTAGCCAATTGCTGTCAATTAAACCTCGAGAAAGGCCACCTGGTGTCTACCCTGCCCTTGATTTTGGATCATTGTCGCCTCCGGTTGATGAACCGCCAGATGAATTTTCTCCACAATGA